A genomic stretch from Nocardia wallacei includes:
- a CDS encoding CHAT domain-containing protein: protein MTGAQPTVIVRMADADDLYMSWRWRDGTASPGASMLPGGVVDAAMRRLAAALPDPARPGGLEHALTAGDFAVRDTEYALAQALSRALLPHGLAIQLHDLLVRGVRPHIRLQPSPRVAQVPWELIAPDPSLRLVDIADVSMLAPAGIVHAPDRLARSWTDHRDLPVVAVLDPRVPGFRADSELGSVLGRPDPAMPLAERVTEYLAQQRFRPAVDAAPEAFRRTDLDRERLGALLRDGAARLLYVGHVTAEAPESGRSENAALHLACTADTTGFARPLRGHRPLSAKDLLLGTHTLAAEPVAGQHLWPIPSRVALIACESGGDLRFTEALGLVAAMISGGAELVTATRWALPTDLAFQRLAGAAAATPLQDVVCAVDAAHERPDPITALSTWQRERLTAWRETGAVEHSPILWAAFATVSCADTGPVA, encoded by the coding sequence ATGACGGGCGCCCAGCCGACGGTGATCGTGCGCATGGCCGACGCCGACGATCTGTACATGTCCTGGCGCTGGCGCGACGGCACGGCGAGCCCGGGCGCGAGCATGCTGCCCGGTGGCGTCGTCGACGCGGCGATGCGACGGCTCGCGGCGGCGCTGCCCGACCCGGCCCGTCCGGGCGGCCTCGAACACGCCCTCACCGCAGGCGATTTCGCCGTCCGGGACACCGAATACGCACTGGCGCAGGCACTGAGCCGTGCGCTGCTGCCGCACGGGCTGGCGATTCAACTGCACGACCTGCTCGTGCGCGGCGTCCGCCCGCACATCCGGTTGCAGCCGTCGCCGCGAGTGGCGCAGGTGCCGTGGGAGCTGATCGCCCCCGACCCCAGTCTGCGGCTGGTCGATATCGCCGACGTCAGCATGCTCGCCCCCGCCGGCATCGTGCACGCCCCGGACCGCCTCGCCCGTTCCTGGACCGACCACCGGGACCTGCCGGTGGTGGCCGTGCTCGACCCGCGCGTCCCCGGCTTCCGGGCCGATTCGGAACTGGGCTCGGTACTCGGGCGGCCCGACCCGGCCATGCCGCTGGCCGAGCGGGTCACCGAATACCTTGCGCAGCAGCGCTTCCGGCCGGCGGTCGACGCGGCGCCGGAAGCCTTCCGCCGCACCGATCTCGATCGCGAACGGCTCGGCGCACTGCTGCGCGACGGGGCCGCCCGGCTGCTCTACGTCGGTCACGTCACCGCCGAAGCACCGGAATCCGGCCGCAGCGAGAACGCCGCACTGCACCTCGCCTGCACCGCCGACACCACCGGCTTCGCCCGACCGCTGCGCGGCCACCGGCCGCTGTCGGCGAAGGATCTCCTGCTCGGCACGCACACGCTTGCCGCCGAACCCGTTGCGGGACAACACTTGTGGCCCATACCAAGCCGCGTCGCCCTGATCGCCTGCGAGAGCGGCGGCGACCTGCGCTTCACCGAGGCCCTGGGTCTGGTCGCCGCCATGATCAGCGGCGGCGCCGAACTCGTCACCGCGACGCGCTGGGCGCTCCCCACGGACCTGGCCTTCCAGCGGCTCGCCGGCGCCGCCGCCGCGACCCCGCTGCAGGATGTCGTCTGCGCGGTCGACGCCGCCCACGAACGACCGGACCCGATCACCGCCCTGTCGACCTGGCAGCGCGAACGCCTGACCGCCTGGCGCGAAACCGGGGCCGTCGAGCACTCGCCGATCCTGTGGGCGGCCTTCGCCACCGTCTCCTGTGCGGATACCGGGCCGGTGGCCTGA
- a CDS encoding tetratricopeptide repeat protein, with protein MAADNTAPPGVELLHEGAAAHARGEVTEALRVFEDAARTTTGGVRVSALINAASMRDELGDHRGAITGFRAALAEIPGDHIEKRASTLINYSQALQHVGELDAAQAALEQARDLLEGHGDLATLRVSCLISLTAVALHRGQWARAVTLATDSLEVTTRSAPQLRGHPLGNLAAAHFESGRGELGLDFARQALAAFDTAADLNGAAEMRQTLATMYARLGRYDDAEPHLRAAQRYFEAGGLGYRAGLGLQLSAFLAERHGDLDQVEQVYRRALAYFEASGAVLEASGVRIRLATLAFAHGRVGDGQALLGEAYAAYAARGLGLQCARVDFWHASLWDMILPDLVTPPPPETLALARDLAVTSAIAIDAVRYSFRDGGQREQWNREMAAPALRLAFRFAYRCGDGRLIADLIETQCAGTTLDKAAITATAPARLPFDPLPSPAEPAGGAGSLRLGSALAQVAAAAGLPVGPPPRLAAGPDGRIALDAYISAAEQRYGRAVRDDRVIPA; from the coding sequence ATGGCTGCCGACAACACCGCGCCACCCGGCGTCGAGCTACTCCACGAGGGCGCGGCGGCCCACGCTCGCGGCGAGGTGACCGAGGCGCTGCGCGTCTTCGAGGACGCCGCCCGCACCACCACCGGCGGCGTGCGGGTCAGCGCCCTGATCAACGCGGCGAGCATGCGGGACGAACTCGGCGATCACCGCGGCGCGATCACCGGCTTCCGCGCCGCCCTCGCCGAGATCCCCGGCGACCACATCGAAAAGCGCGCCTCCACCCTGATCAACTACTCGCAGGCCTTACAGCACGTCGGTGAGCTGGATGCCGCGCAGGCCGCGCTGGAGCAGGCGCGCGACCTGCTCGAGGGACACGGTGATCTCGCCACACTCCGTGTCTCCTGCCTGATCTCGCTCACCGCCGTCGCCCTGCATCGCGGTCAGTGGGCGCGGGCGGTCACACTGGCCACCGATTCGCTGGAGGTCACTACCCGCTCCGCGCCGCAGCTGCGCGGCCACCCGCTGGGGAACCTCGCCGCCGCCCATTTCGAGTCCGGGCGCGGCGAACTCGGCCTCGACTTCGCGCGGCAGGCGCTGGCCGCCTTCGACACGGCCGCAGACCTGAACGGCGCCGCCGAGATGCGGCAGACCCTCGCGACGATGTATGCCCGGCTGGGCCGCTACGACGACGCCGAACCGCACCTGCGGGCCGCCCAGCGGTATTTCGAAGCGGGCGGTCTCGGCTATCGCGCGGGGCTCGGGCTGCAGCTGTCGGCGTTCCTGGCCGAACGGCACGGCGATCTCGACCAGGTCGAGCAGGTCTATCGGCGCGCCCTCGCCTACTTCGAGGCATCGGGCGCGGTGCTCGAGGCGTCCGGCGTCCGAATCCGCCTGGCAACACTCGCTTTCGCGCACGGGCGGGTCGGGGACGGGCAGGCGCTGCTCGGCGAGGCGTACGCGGCCTACGCCGCGCGCGGGCTCGGGTTGCAGTGCGCGCGCGTCGATTTCTGGCATGCGTCGCTGTGGGACATGATCCTCCCGGACCTGGTCACCCCGCCGCCGCCCGAGACGCTCGCGCTGGCCCGCGACCTGGCCGTCACCTCCGCCATCGCTATCGACGCCGTGCGCTACAGCTTCCGCGACGGCGGCCAGCGCGAGCAGTGGAATCGCGAGATGGCCGCCCCCGCGCTGCGGCTGGCGTTCCGCTTCGCCTACCGGTGCGGCGACGGCCGGTTGATCGCCGACCTCATCGAAACGCAGTGTGCCGGAACCACTCTCGATAAGGCAGCGATCACCGCGACCGCACCGGCGCGGCTGCCGTTCGATCCGCTGCCCTCGCCCGCCGAACCGGCCGGCGGCGCGGGCTCGCTGCGGCTGGGTTCGGCACTGGCGCAGGTCGCGGCGGCCGCCGGCCTGCCGGTGGGCCCGCCGCCGCGGCTCGCGGCGGGCCCGGACGGCCGCATCGCACTGGACGCCTACATCTCCGCGGCCGAGCAGCGCTACGGCCGGGCCGTGCGGGACGACCGGGTGATACCGGCATGA
- a CDS encoding YciI family protein, which yields MQYLLLIYDCVRPEPDDPGFAEALARVNAFADECRRRGVFVSGHPLRDERTATTVSVRDGRTLITDGPYAETHEHLGGVYVLDCRDLDEALELAALCPLAEPGGIEVRPIVTVPGLDHRPSGPAVAAG from the coding sequence ATGCAATACCTGCTGCTGATCTACGATTGCGTGCGGCCGGAGCCGGACGATCCGGGCTTCGCCGAGGCCCTGGCCAGGGTGAACGCATTCGCCGACGAATGCCGCCGCCGCGGCGTGTTCGTCTCCGGGCATCCGCTGCGCGACGAGCGCACCGCCACCACCGTCAGCGTGCGGGACGGGCGGACACTGATCACCGACGGCCCGTACGCCGAGACCCACGAGCATCTCGGCGGCGTCTACGTGCTCGACTGCCGCGATCTCGACGAGGCCCTCGAGCTGGCCGCACTGTGCCCGCTCGCCGAGCCGGGCGGCATCGAGGTCCGGCCGATCGTCACCGTCCCGGGGCTCGACCACCGGCCGTCCGGTCCGGCGGTCGCGGCCGGATGA